A window of the Gossypium hirsutum isolate 1008001.06 chromosome A03, Gossypium_hirsutum_v2.1, whole genome shotgun sequence genome harbors these coding sequences:
- the LOC107887617 gene encoding uncharacterized protein, translating into MDPDRTMADDIESNALAPTKGAVPSDNQPPTCAISLLRDSAYYWWKTLVSVVPQERVTWEFFQEEFQKKYSSERFMDQKRKEFLDLKQGRMTVTEYEREFVRLSKYARVCVSSEAKMCRRFEDGLNEDIRLSVGALKLKEFVVLVDRACKAEELIKENKKIEAKTRDARKRNASKSFPSQSKKSRDAYSRSHVSTRHSYRDRIKQDSDFKSQATSVASMGNVKSSKLECQHCGRNHFDKCRMNDGSCFQRSSQDHFIKDCPKMIDKEKFQGTRPSGTNSKGRLQKNVGTGASSNNVTRDTIIRSKARALAKTYVIRACEDASSPDVITGELRNLPIVIFLMSAQKFLRKGCEAYFAFVMNKKESELKVESVPVVSEYVDVFPEELPGLPPIREVKFGIELILGTTPILIAPYQMTPIELKELKS; encoded by the exons atggatcccgatcgaactATGGCGGATGACATAGAAAGTAATGCGCTGGCTCCCACCAAAGGGGCGGTGCCATCTGATAATCAACCTCCTACG tgtgccatatctttgttgagggaCTCGGCATACTACTGGTGGAAGACGTTAGTCTCAGTGGTACCTCAAGAaagggtcacatgggaattcttccaagaggaattccAGAAGAAATACAGCAGTGAGAGATTTATGGAccaaaagcgtaaagaatttcttgactTGAAACAAGGTCgcatgacagttactgaatatgaaagagagttcgtcCGACTCAGTAAGTACGCTCGGGTGTGTGTATCCTctgaggctaaaatgtgtagaagaTTCGAAGACGGACTTAATGAGGACATTAGATTGTCAGTGGGTGCCCTtaagttgaaagagtttgtagtacttgttgatcgagCCTGTAAAGCCGAGGAATTAAttaaggaaaataagaaaatcgAAGCGAAAACTAGAGATGCAAGGAAGAGAAATGCGAGCAAATCATTTCCATCACAATCTAAGAAATCCAGAGACGCCTACTCTCGCTCTCATGTATCAACCAGACATTCATACCGAGATCGTATAAAGCAAGATTCAGATTTTAAGTCTCAGGCTACATCAGTGGCCAGCATGGGCAATGTCAAATCTTCTAAACTAGAATGCCAACATTGTGGTCGAAATCATTTCGACAAATGTAGGATGAATGATGGATCTTGTTTTCAGCGTAGTTCTCaagaccactttatcaaagattgccccaAGATGATTGACAAAGAGAAGTTTCAAGGTACAAGACCAAGCGGCACAAATTCTAAAGGAAGGCTTCAGAAGAATGTTGGAACTGGGGCTAGCAGCAATAATGTGACGAGAGACACCATCATAAGGTCTAAAGCTAGGGCTCTAGCTAAAACCTATGTTATACGTGCATGTGAAGATGCatcatctcctgatgtgatcaccg gtgaactAAGGAACTTGCCTATTGTGATATTTTTGATGTCGGCCCAGAAATTTTTGAggaaaggatgtgaagcttatttcgCTTTTGTAATGAATAAAAAGGAATCAGAATTAAAGGTTGAGTCAGTGCCGGTTGTAAGTGAATATGtggatgtattcccagaagaattgcctgggttaccccCTATTAgagaagttaaatttggcataGAGCTAATACTAGGGACTACGCCTATTTTGATTGCTCCGTATCAGATGACCCCAATTGAGCTGAAAGAACTAAAGTCATAG